A single genomic interval of Mangifera indica cultivar Alphonso chromosome 5, CATAS_Mindica_2.1, whole genome shotgun sequence harbors:
- the LOC123215519 gene encoding aspartate-semialdehyde dehydrogenase-like, with product MAATAFTSHQTQTYFLSKLPTFSRRKTRPIFTKVRMALNDSGPSLAVVGVTGAVGQEFLSVLSDRDFPYRSIKMLASKRSAGKQLNFEDRTYTIEELREDSFDGVDIALFSAGGSISREFGPIAFKKGSIVVDNSSAFRMDQNVPLVIPEVNPEAMSGIKVRNGKGALIANPNCSTIICLMAATPLHRHAKVKRMVVSTYQAASGAGAAAMEELELQTREVLEGKPPTCNIFKQQYAFNLFSHNAPILENGYNEEEMKMVKETRKIWNDMDVRVTATCIRVPVMRAHAESVNLQFEKPLDEDMAKEILKNAPGVVVIDDRASNHFPTPLEVSNKDDVAVGRIRRDVSQDGNLGLDIFVCGDQVRKGAALNAVQIAELLL from the exons ATGGCCGCCACCGCTTTCACTTCACACCAAACTCAAACCTACTTCCTCTCTAAGCTCCCCACCTTCTCCAGACGCAAAACCAGACCCATCTTCACCAAAGTCCGCATGGCCCTTAACGACTCTGGCCCCTCCTTGGCTGTCGTCGGTGTCACTGGCGCCGTCGGCCAAGAGTTCCTCTCCGTTCTCTCTGATCGTGACTTCCCCTACCGCTCCATCAAAATGTTAGCTTCCAAGCGCTCTGCCGGAAAGCAGCTAAATTTCGAGGACCGAACCTATACAATTGAAGAACTAAGAGAAGATAGCTTTGATGGTGTTGATATTGCACTGTTTAGTGCTGGTGGGTCGATTAGTAGAGAGTTTGGACCCATTGCGTTTAAGAAAGGTAGCATTGTGGTGGATAATAGTTCGGCTTTTAGAATGGATCAAAATGTACCCCTTGTGATTCCTGAAGTTAATCCTGAAGCCATGAGTGGGATTAAGGTTAGGAATGGGAAGGGTGCATTGATTGCTAATCCCAATTGTTCTACTATCATTTGTTTAATGGCTGCCACGCCTCTTCATCGCCATGCCaag GTAAAACGAATGGTGGTTAGTACATATCAGGCAGCTAGTGGTGCTGGTGCTGCTGCAATGGAAGAACTTGAGTTGCAAACTCGTGAG gtatTGGAAGGAAAGCCTCCAACttgtaatatatttaaacaacaG TATGCTTTTAATTTGTTCTCACATAATGCACCTATTCTTGAAAATGGGTACAATGAAGAGGAAATGAAAATGGTAAAAGAGACAAGGAAAATCTGG AATGACATGGATGTAAGAGTGACTGCTACATGCATACGAGTTCCCGTCATGCGTGCGCATGCCGAGAGTGTGAATCTTCAATTTGAGAAGCCCCTTGATGAG GACATGGCTAAGGAAATCTTGAAGAATGCACCAGGAGTAGTTGTTATTGATGACCGAGCATCCAATCACTTTCCTACACCATTGGAAGTATCAAACAAGGATGATGTTGCAGTAGGCAGGATTCGCCGCGATGTTTCTCAAGATGGCAATCTCGG GTTGGATATCTTTGTCTGTGGCGATCAAGTACGCAAAGGAGCCGCACTTAATGCTGTTCAGATTGCTGAGTTGTTGCTATAG